In Xyrauchen texanus isolate HMW12.3.18 chromosome 27, RBS_HiC_50CHRs, whole genome shotgun sequence, one genomic interval encodes:
- the depdc1a gene encoding DEP domain-containing protein 1A isoform X2 yields MSSHIVTPGPYRATKLWNEITKLFRAGMPLKKHRQHFRVYTNCFTASAAVDWLHELLKNNSNFGPEVTRQQTVQLLKKFLKNHVIEDVKGRWGMEDVEDNSHLYRFPSTSPLKPIPNCAPVLRKKSISMMDKEGFFKFRGSKKFNKEILENVDPEIQESPTDSALGEPEHCRELTEEDIQVIWKNVTLTHLQKLLGTGSLDDVLDPAQVNPQFIVYNMTKVNKHGVVSLEDKTEDLPHWVLSAMKCLANWPKYDSNQPSYPGFERDVFKTVSDYFYSLSQPLLTYQYYELFVNILVICGYITTPKTQCGKRKNQEEPNYPQPAKAPHLNAVNLFKSTECLLMSLIRKEAFDETESPMKEVFSSKEQSKLETLGAQQPVCRSRRASAGDGLEGSYLEAPVDRHRPRSCSLERIIDKSVDSCSNCKLFQSSESLRSCGSDKSTSQTDFVVDTNLQVSSMFINSCPGVSDPKFQNVKTSNNNNTCLQLPSDLHRTNQRPSRARPRSIGNLFDIEENREMSASSYSIHAPVAEITMRPDCSSSIDLRAPGLVRLHGSCMDVRAGPSISRRCQSSMDLSKPAPARPSLAPLARRLSPEQSKSMHM; encoded by the exons ATGAGTTCTCACATCGTCACTCCAGGTCCATACAGGGCCACTAAACTG TGGAATGAAATTACTAAGCTATTCCGGGCAGGGATGCCCTTAAAAAAGCACCGGCAGCACTTCAGGGTTTACACAAACTGTTTTACCGCATCAGCAGCTGTGGATTGGTTACACGAACTCCTGAAGAACAACAGCAACTTTGGACCCGAGGTCACAAGACAGCAGACTGTCcagctgctgaaaaagttcttgAAGAATCATGTTATTGAGGATGTAAAAGGTAGATGGGGCATGGAAGACGTGGAAGACAACAGCCATCTATACAG GTTTCCATCAACATCTCCACTGAAGCCCATTCCTAATTGCGCCCCTGTTTTGAGGAAGAAGAGCATATCTATGATGGACAAGGAAGGCTTCTTCAAGTTCAGGGGCTCTAAAAAATTCAACAAAGAAATTTTG GAAAATGTGGATCCAGAAATACAAGAGTCTCCAACAGATTCTGCCTTGGGTGAGCCCGAGCACTGCAGAGAGCTCACAGAGGAGGACATTCAAGTGATCTGGAAGAATGTGACACTTACACA tttgCAGAAGCTGTTGGGAACAGGGTCTCTTGATGATGTTTTGGATCCAGCCCAAGTAAATCCTCAGTTTATTGTATATAATATGACCAAAGTCAATAAACATGGAGTTGTTTCATTGGAGGACAAGACAG AGGACTTGCCACACTGGGTTTTGTCTGCCATGAAGTGTCTAGCAAATT GGCCAAAGTACGATTCAAACCAGCCATCTTACCCAGGCTTTGAACGGGACGTGTTTAAAACAGTGTCCGACTATTTCTACAGTCTTTCTCAGCCACTTCTTACATATCAGTACTATGAACTGTTTGTCAACATCCTGG TTATTTGTGGCTACATCACGACTCCTAAAACTCAATGTGGAAAACGCAAAAACCAGGAGGAACCAAACTACCCACAGCCAGCCAAAGCCCCACATCTGAACGCTGTTAACCTGTTCAAATCAACCGAATGCCTGCTGATGAGCTTAATAAGAAAGGAGGCCTTTGATGAAACCGAATCACCCATGAAGGAAGTTTTCAGCTCTAAAGAACAGTCTAAATTAGAAACTCTTGGAGCACAGCAGCCTGTTTGTAGAAGCAGAAGGGCTAGTGCTGGAGATGGACTAGAAGGTAGTTATCTGGAAGCCCCAGTTGATAGGCATCGGCCCAGAAGTTGCTCTCTGGAGAGAATCATAGATAAATCAGTGGATTCTTGTTCAAATTGCAAACTTTTCCAATCATCTGAAAGTCTACGGTCCTGCGGCAGCGATAAATCAACATCCCAGACAGATTTTGTAGTAGACACAAACCTCCAGGTTTCCTCAATGTTCATAAACTCCTGTCCAGGTGTGTCTGATCCAAAGTTCCAAAATGTTAAAacttctaacaacaacaacacatgccTCCAACTCCCTTCAGATCTTCACCGAACCAACCAGAGACCCAGCAGGGCCCGGCCCAGAAGCATTGGTAACTTATTTGACATAGAGGAGAACAGAGAAATGTCTGCTAGCAGCTATAGCATTCACGCTCCTGTGGCTGAAATTACCATGAGACCAGACTGTTCCTCCAGCATTGACCTTAGAGCTCCTGGTTTGGTCAGGTTGCATGGAAGCTGCATGGATGTTAGGGCTGGTCCGAGCATTAGCAGACGCTGTCAAAGCTCCATGGACCTGAGCAAACCTGCACCCGCTCGGCCCTCTTTGGCCCCATTAGCACGCCGCCTGAGTCCTGAGCAAAGTAAGAGCATGCATATGTGA
- the smim15 gene encoding small integral membrane protein 15: MMIDIKAWAEYVVEWAAKDPYGFLTTVILALTPLFIASALLSWKLAKMIEAKDREQKKKQKRQENIAKAKRAKKD; the protein is encoded by the coding sequence ATGATGATTGATATCAAAGCGTGGGCAGAATACGTGGTAGAGTGGGCAGCCAAAGACCCGTATGGCTTTCTCACCACAGTTATCCTGGCTTTGACACCTCTATTTATCGCCAGTGCCCTTTTGTCCTGGAAACTCGCCAAGATGATAGAGGCCAAGGACCGTGAGCAGAAGAAAAAACAGAAGCGACAAGAGAACATCGCAAAAGCGAAGAGAGCCAAGAAGGATTAA
- the ndufaf2 gene encoding NADH dehydrogenase [ubiquinone] 1 alpha subcomplex assembly factor 2 yields MSRLSSLLRRTFGGVKEHVGTDHFGNKYYNVPEQKTWTGRVMRPRRLMEAANPKEFEYLEGSIPSEWDAWIRGRRKQPPTTEELQINVHYREQIKVKAVEAEERDKALQAKEYEEGLVAQPVQIQTKGHASATQFGQPEVSEDPISTANSFQPGSWGPPGAKK; encoded by the exons ATGAGCCGTCTTAGTTCTCTGCTGCGAAGGACATTTGGAGGGGTAAAAGAGCATGTCGGTACAGATCATTTTGGAAATAAATATTACAACGTACCCGAGCAGAAGACATGGACAG GACGGGTTATGCGGCCCAGGCGCCTGATGGAAGCAGCCAATCCAAAAGAGTTTGAGTATTTAGAAGGAAGCATTCCCTCCGAATGGGATG CTTGGATCAGAGGCAGGCGGAAGCAGCCACCCACTACAGAG GAGTTGCAAATTAATGTACACTACAGGGAGCAGATCAAAGTCAAAGCTGTTGAAgcagaggagagggataaagccctGCAGGCCAAAGAGTATGAAGAAGGATTGGTGGCCCAACCTGTTCAAATACAAACTAAAGGTCATGCTTCTGCCACCCAGTTTGGACAGCCAGAAGTCAGTGAGGACCCCATAAGCACCGCAAACTCATTCCAGCCTGGGTCCTGGGGACCTCCAGGAGCCAAAAAATAG